Part of the Neisseria brasiliensis genome is shown below.
GCCGGAATGGCCGGTAATCAACACGCCGATTTCAAATACATCCAAAAATACACCGTGTTTCGTGACCGATGTGGCCAGCGTGCGTTGCAGATAAATCCGCAACACGTCCATTAAATATGGGCTTTCCAGCTTGGATGTCAGCAGCGGAATGCTGTTGGTGTGGCAATAATCGCGCAATTTCGACGACACGGGCAAGCCGTTGGCCACAATCACCAAAGCCATAGGAATATCGAATAATTCGCCGAAATCGTAGTTGAGCTCGCCCGATTCCAAGCGGCTCAGATATTCGGCTTCCGCCACGCCAACCACTTGAATCTGATTGGGGTGGATAAAATTCAAATGGCCGACCAGCGCCAAAACGGGCTTGTCGGCCTCAACACCGATGCGGTTATCCGCGCCTGAATTACCTGCGGCCCAAGCCAATTGCAGCTTATGCTGATTATCGGAATACAGACGGCGGACGGATATACTCGGCATAAGTTACTCTTCAGTTAATAATTTTTGCACTTCTTCGGCGGTCGAAGCAGTCATCAAGGCTTCGCGCACGGCTTTTTGGGAGAACTTGCCGGCCAGTTTCGACAACACTTCCAAATGCTCACCGGTAGCGTTTTCCGGCACCAGCAACACAAACACCAGCGAAACCGGCTTACCATCGGGTGCATCAAAGGAAATCGGCTCTTTGGTGCGGATAAATGCGCCTACCGCTTTTTGCACGCAAGCATCGCGGCCATGCGGAATCGCCACACCCTGCCCCAAACCGGTGGTGCCTAATTTTTCGCGGGCAAACAGGCATTCAAACACATCTGCGCGCGGCAGCCCTGCTTCGTTTTCCAACAACAAACCAGCTTGCTCAAACAAGCGCTTTTTGCTGCTGACTTCCACATCCAATTCAATATGGGACAACGGTAGAATTTCGCCAATCAGGCTCATAGGAATCTCTTTTAAGAGGTAGCAAAACAAGATGGAATTGTACCGACAGTCGGCACAAATCTCAATCCTAAGCGTACAATTTATATTAAAAGCCTTACGCTTTCAGACGGCATTTTAATGATTCTTAACATCGCCATCTTGCTCTACATTCATCTTAAATCATTAAAATGAAAGAATTATTTAAACATTTAATCCATAGGTATATTATTGCTTTGCGCTATTTCTCAAACTGAAAATAATCGTTTTTTTTAAATTCGGTTAACCCGTTTTTACCGCACGCCATCAGCACCCATAAAAAATACCCGCCTTAGTGACGGGTATTTTTCAGACGGCCTTTCAGCCATTTTTGCTTAAACCAATTTCCACAAATAATGGCCGACCAAACCTAAAAACCAAGCCAAGCCTATGCGGTTGTTTTCCAAAAAAGTGCGGAAACACACTTGGCGGTCGCGCGTTTTAATCGCATGGTATTGATTAATCTGCCACCACACCGTCACCGGCAACATCAGCCAATAAGGCCATGTGGCACCGATTTGCAAACCCAACACCACCATCAGCGCAGTAAACCAAAAATGGCACAACATCACCGCCGCAATATCATGCTGACCAAACGTCACGGCCGATGTTTTGATGCCGATTTTCAAATCGTCTTCCTTATCAGCCATGGCGTAAATCGTATCGTAAGCCAGCGTCCATAAAGCATTGGCGACAAAAATCAGCCATGCAATCGGCGGCACATTATTGGTGATCGCAGCAAACGCCATCGGGATACCGAATGAAAATGCCAAGCCCAAATAAAATTGCGGAATCGGGAAAAAACGCTTGGTAAACGGATAAGTCATCGCCAAAAACAAGGCCGGCAAGCTCATCAGCCAAGTCAGCATGTTCATTGGCACCAAACACATCGCCGCCAGCAAACACAAAATCAAGGTCAGCAGCAAGGCTTCGGCTTTGGTGACTTGTCCACGGGCAAACGGGCGGTTTTTCGTGCGCTCAACCGCGCCGTCAAAATTACGGTCGGCATAATCATTAATCACGCAACCGGCGCTGCGCATTAAAAACGTGCCGATGGTAAAGGCGAAAAAAATGGTATGGCCGGGATGGCCTTCAGCGGCCACCCACATGGCCCAATAAGTCGGCCACAGCAATAGTAAAGTGCCAATGGGCTTTTCCACGCGCATCAGCCGCGCGTAAATTAAAATGCGCCCAACGGCATAACGCGGTAAAAAGCGCAGGAGTAATCGTCTAATGTTCATGTGTGAATGGGAAATCAAGAAATCATGACAAACGGAATATTATGTTTTCAAACACGTTTTATTTGACATTATAGTCTAAACCGCGTGGCATTATCCGTTTTTGCGATGGCGATATCATCATTTTTTACTTTTGGTTACAAAGAAACGGTGTTTGAAACCGATATAAAAAGGCCGTCTGAACATTCAGACGGCCTCTCTCATATCAAAATTACAATTCAATACCTTTTAATGTCGCCACGGTATTGATGTCTTTGTCGCCACGGCCGGACAAGTTCACTAAAATCACTTGGTCTTTGCCCATTTTCGGCGCATTTTCTACCGCCCAAGCCAGAGCATGGCTGGATTCCAAAGCCGGAATAACGCCTTCAAATTGACACAATAAATCAAACGCATTCAGAGCCGCTTCGTCATTGGCAACGGTGTATTCTACGCGGCCAATGTCGTGTAAGTGGCTGTGTTCGGGGCCGATGCCCGGATAATCCAAACCGGCCGATACCGAATGTGTGCCCAAAATTTGGCCGTCTTCATCTTGCATCAAATAGCTGCGAAAACCGTGCAACACGCCAATCGGTGCGCGTGAAGTAATCGGCGCGGCGTGTTCCGGTGTATCCACACCATGACCGCCCGCTTCCACGCCCACCAAGCGCACGTTTTCTTCACTGATATACGGGTAAAACAAACCAATCGCATTCGAGCCACCGCCCACGCAGGCCACGGCAACATCAGGTTGTCGGCCGATGGCTTCCTGCATTTGCTTTTTGGCTTCGTTGCCGATGACGCATTGGAAATCGCGCACCATTTCAGGATAAGGCGC
Proteins encoded:
- the trpB gene encoding tryptophan synthase subunit beta: MQNYQAPDQQGFFGEHGGLYVSETLIPALEELKQAYAEAKQDPDFWAAFEHDLKHYVGRPSPVYHAERLSEHLGGAQIWLKREDLNHTGAHKVNNTIGQALLAKRMGKKRVIAETGAGQHGVASATVAARFGMACDVYMGADDIQRQMPNVFRMKLLGANVVGVESGSRTLKDAMSEAMREWVARVDDTFYIIGTAAGPAPYPEMVRDFQCVIGNEAKKQMQEAIGRQPDVAVACVGGGSNAIGLFYPYISEENVRLVGVEAGGHGVDTPEHAAPITSRAPIGVLHGFRSYLMQDEDGQILGTHSVSAGLDYPGIGPEHSHLHDIGRVEYTVANDEAALNAFDLLCQFEGVIPALESSHALAWAVENAPKMGKDQVILVNLSGRGDKDINTVATLKGIEL
- the ptsN gene encoding PTS IIA-like nitrogen regulatory protein PtsN; protein product: MSLIGEILPLSHIELDVEVSSKKRLFEQAGLLLENEAGLPRADVFECLFAREKLGTTGLGQGVAIPHGRDACVQKAVGAFIRTKEPISFDAPDGKPVSLVFVLLVPENATGEHLEVLSKLAGKFSQKAVREALMTASTAEEVQKLLTEE
- the ubiA gene encoding 4-hydroxybenzoate octaprenyltransferase → MNIRRLLLRFLPRYAVGRILIYARLMRVEKPIGTLLLLWPTYWAMWVAAEGHPGHTIFFAFTIGTFLMRSAGCVINDYADRNFDGAVERTKNRPFARGQVTKAEALLLTLILCLLAAMCLVPMNMLTWLMSLPALFLAMTYPFTKRFFPIPQFYLGLAFSFGIPMAFAAITNNVPPIAWLIFVANALWTLAYDTIYAMADKEDDLKIGIKTSAVTFGQHDIAAVMLCHFWFTALMVVLGLQIGATWPYWLMLPVTVWWQINQYHAIKTRDRQVCFRTFLENNRIGLAWFLGLVGHYLWKLV